Proteins from a single region of Mucilaginibacter daejeonensis:
- a CDS encoding Hsp20/alpha crystallin family protein, with protein sequence MTLVKFDREKKNNALWPGFNDVFEPFLNDSFFTDRMVSRVPAANISETPDNFHIELAAPGLKKEDFKLNLDRNVLSITVEQRTENNDQHKNYSKREYAYNSFVRSFTLPESADDSAIDAQYTDGILLINIPKKENARSVSRQIEIK encoded by the coding sequence ATGACCTTAGTTAAATTTGATCGTGAGAAAAAGAACAACGCATTATGGCCAGGCTTTAATGACGTGTTCGAACCGTTCCTGAACGATTCATTTTTTACCGACCGTATGGTGAGCCGGGTGCCCGCCGCCAACATCAGCGAAACGCCCGACAATTTCCACATCGAGCTGGCCGCACCGGGCCTCAAAAAGGAGGACTTTAAGCTCAACCTCGACCGCAATGTGCTCAGCATAACCGTTGAGCAGCGCACCGAGAACAACGACCAGCACAAGAACTACAGCAAGCGCGAGTACGCATACAACTCGTTCGTGAGGTCGTTCACACTGCCCGAAAGTGCCGATGACAGCGCCATTGACGCCCAGTACACCGATGGCATACTGCTGATCAACATTCCTAAAAAAGAAAATGCCCGCTCGGTAAGCAGGCAGATAGAAATTAAATAA
- a CDS encoding tetratricopeptide repeat protein yields MDINIQELFIEALVLANGNFYVEAASKFLHIYEHSPSSDLADDALFNAGMCYFNLDLFERAIALFELAIKNYPDADIWSYEGGHSFGKTAAKCYYAILNCYLGLANPEQAKAQIEKLAAYEDSYELTALGQKITYLQLGLNALDSVKQFDI; encoded by the coding sequence ATGGATATCAACATACAAGAGTTGTTCATAGAAGCGTTGGTATTGGCTAACGGTAACTTCTATGTAGAAGCCGCAAGCAAGTTCTTGCACATTTATGAACACAGCCCCAGCAGTGATCTGGCCGATGATGCGTTGTTCAACGCCGGTATGTGCTACTTTAACCTGGATCTGTTCGAGCGTGCGATAGCTCTTTTCGAACTGGCCATCAAAAATTATCCCGATGCCGATATCTGGAGCTATGAGGGCGGGCACTCGTTCGGCAAAACGGCAGCTAAGTGCTACTATGCCATACTGAATTGCTACCTGGGCCTGGCCAACCCCGAGCAGGCCAAAGCGCAGATCGAAAAGCTGGCCGCCTATGAGGACTCGTACGAGCTAACAGCGCTTGGCCAAAAGATCACTTATTTGCAGTTGGGCCTTAATGCGCTCGATAGCGTTAAACAATTCGATATCTGA
- a CDS encoding SPFH domain-containing protein, which translates to MEVLEFLDNSGSVMVKRVPDAGPAEIKWGAQLTVRESQEAVFFKDGHIVEIFKAGRYMLETMNIPLIGKWVTSFGYGPDSPFRAEVYFVSKKLFTNLKWGTQEPILFRDTDLKMVRVRSFGIFSIQIADARTFVNQIVGTIGLYRDEDIAGYLRNIIVSKLSTVLGNTFKTVLDMPSSLDQISAAVGEAIRNDLLNIGLTLHDFYVNSVSVPEEVQKMVDERSRMSAIGNMDEFMKYKMAMSIENVALNEGTGGQTMGAGMGLGMGFMMPQIVQQTMAAAVTPNPAAVTGQQTASPIEKLKELKSLLDLGILTQTEFEQKKIKLLELI; encoded by the coding sequence ATGGAAGTACTCGAGTTTTTGGATAACTCGGGAAGTGTAATGGTAAAACGAGTACCAGATGCCGGCCCGGCCGAGATCAAATGGGGCGCCCAGCTTACCGTACGCGAATCGCAGGAGGCTGTTTTTTTTAAGGACGGCCACATTGTCGAGATCTTTAAGGCTGGCCGGTACATGCTGGAGACCATGAACATACCGCTGATCGGTAAATGGGTCACCAGCTTTGGTTACGGTCCTGATTCCCCTTTTAGGGCCGAGGTATACTTCGTCAGCAAAAAACTGTTCACCAATTTAAAGTGGGGCACGCAGGAGCCTATCCTGTTTAGAGACACCGATCTGAAGATGGTGAGGGTGCGCTCTTTCGGGATATTTTCGATCCAGATCGCTGATGCCCGCACTTTTGTGAACCAGATCGTGGGTACGATCGGCCTCTACCGCGATGAGGACATTGCCGGTTACCTTCGCAACATCATCGTATCCAAACTAAGCACGGTACTGGGCAACACTTTTAAAACGGTGCTGGATATGCCATCCTCATTGGATCAGATATCTGCCGCCGTTGGCGAGGCCATCCGGAACGACCTGTTGAACATCGGCCTCACCCTTCACGACTTTTATGTGAACTCCGTATCGGTACCCGAGGAGGTGCAAAAAATGGTCGATGAGCGTTCACGCATGTCCGCCATCGGCAATATGGACGAGTTCATGAAATATAAAATGGCCATGTCCATCGAGAACGTTGCGCTTAACGAGGGAACGGGAGGGCAAACCATGGGAGCAGGTATGGGCCTGGGCATGGGTTTTATGATGCCTCAAATAGTACAGCAGACCATGGCAGCCGCCGTTACCCCAAACCCGGCTGCGGTAACCGGGCAGCAAACTGCATCGCCAATTGAAAAACTTAAAGAGTTAAAGAGTTTGCTTGACCTGGGCATACTTACCCAAACAGAATTTGAACAGAAAAAGATAAAGTTGCTCGAACTTATATAA